In one window of Desulfurobacteriaceae bacterium DNA:
- a CDS encoding ATP cone domain-containing protein, which yields MTSITVIKRKGTREPLNIEKIRKVINWAAKGLDINTLKLEAKLKLHFFDGITTRQIHEAIINTALQLTTPEEPEWRILAGRLF from the coding sequence ATGACATCTATCACAGTCATAAAACGAAAAGGAACAAGAGAACCTCTCAACATAGAAAAGATTAGAAAAGTTATAAACTGGGCTGCCAAAGGACTTGACATAAATACTTTAAAGCTTGAGGCAAAGTTAAAACTTCACTTTTTTGACGGAATTACAACAAGGCAAATTCATGAAGCAATCATAAATACAGCCTTACAACTCACAACTCCTGAAGAACCAGAGTGGAGGATCCTCGCTGGAAGACTTTTC
- a CDS encoding ribonucleoside-diphosphate reductase subunit alpha produces TSKLAYVGGGEEYLKVVKDLVEKGLYTKEILESYSPSEIVEAGNYIKLNYDFLYDYAGANLLAKRYLCIYEDYPIELPQEMYMSISLMLAKDEPKEKRMELVKKFYDLIAGKKLSLATPILINLRRPNGNLSSCFITAMDDNLDSIMYTSNQVAQISKRAGGVGVNLSRIRAQGSWIKKVFGASGGVVPWIRILNDIAVAVNQEGKRAGAVTVALDVWHLDIFDFLELKTENGDLRRKAFDVFPQVVVPDLFMERVKTNDDWLLVDPYEVEKKFGFKLYELWGEEFEKAYMQIENESDKLKLKKKVKAKELLKQILKTQVATGLPYIFFKDTANRLNPLKHDGYIGNGNLCMESFSNFRPSKGFKTYLENGKVVSEVEEPGLVHTCNLLSINLANIENDEDLELAVRTAVRILDNTIDLTTPPILESKLHNDRYRTIGIGTLGLADYLAKREIPYGKQSLDVIDELYEKIAYYGIDESINLAKERGKFLAFEGSDWSKGIIIGKDKGYLLQKTQLKEKWLTVLEKLKKYGIRNGQLFAIAPNTSSGLLQGATPGVLPPFSRFYIDKNQKQAVPICPPYLKERFWFYKESKFMDQKEVIDVISIIQKWVDSGISMELLFNLNLGIRAKDIFETVMYAWEKGIKTIYYVRTIQKDSQEMVSKKEGCIACAN; encoded by the coding sequence AACATCCAAACTTGCATACGTTGGAGGTGGAGAAGAATACCTAAAAGTTGTAAAGGATCTTGTAGAAAAAGGGTTATACACTAAGGAAATCTTAGAAAGCTACTCCCCTTCTGAAATAGTAGAGGCTGGAAACTACATAAAACTTAACTACGATTTCCTTTACGATTATGCAGGAGCGAACCTACTTGCAAAAAGATACCTTTGCATTTACGAGGACTATCCAATAGAACTTCCCCAAGAAATGTACATGTCAATATCTCTAATGCTTGCAAAAGACGAGCCAAAAGAAAAGAGAATGGAACTTGTTAAAAAGTTTTATGATCTAATCGCTGGTAAAAAGTTATCTTTGGCAACTCCTATCCTTATAAACCTAAGACGTCCCAATGGGAACCTTTCATCTTGTTTTATTACTGCTATGGACGACAACCTCGACTCAATAATGTACACATCAAACCAAGTTGCCCAAATATCCAAAAGAGCTGGAGGCGTTGGCGTAAACCTTTCAAGAATTAGAGCTCAAGGGTCTTGGATTAAGAAAGTCTTTGGAGCAAGCGGTGGAGTAGTTCCTTGGATAAGAATTCTTAATGATATAGCTGTTGCTGTAAACCAAGAGGGAAAAAGAGCTGGAGCTGTTACGGTAGCTTTAGACGTATGGCATTTGGACATTTTCGACTTCTTGGAACTTAAAACGGAAAACGGAGACTTAAGAAGAAAAGCTTTCGACGTATTTCCTCAAGTTGTAGTTCCAGACCTTTTTATGGAGAGAGTAAAGACAAATGATGATTGGCTGTTGGTTGATCCATATGAGGTAGAAAAAAAGTTTGGTTTTAAGCTTTATGAACTTTGGGGAGAGGAATTTGAAAAAGCCTATATGCAGATAGAAAACGAAAGCGATAAGCTTAAACTTAAAAAGAAAGTAAAAGCAAAAGAACTCTTAAAACAGATACTAAAAACACAAGTAGCAACTGGACTTCCTTACATATTCTTTAAAGATACAGCGAACAGACTGAACCCTCTAAAACACGACGGGTACATAGGAAATGGAAATCTATGCATGGAAAGTTTCTCAAACTTTAGACCTTCCAAAGGTTTTAAAACCTATTTAGAAAACGGAAAAGTCGTTTCAGAAGTTGAAGAACCAGGGCTTGTTCATACTTGTAATCTCCTTTCCATAAACCTTGCAAATATAGAAAATGACGAAGACCTAGAACTTGCAGTAAGGACAGCAGTAAGGATACTTGATAACACCATAGACCTTACAACTCCTCCAATTTTGGAAAGCAAACTTCACAACGACCGCTATAGAACAATAGGAATTGGAACGCTTGGTCTTGCAGACTACCTTGCCAAGAGAGAGATACCCTATGGAAAGCAATCTTTAGATGTAATAGACGAACTTTACGAAAAAATTGCTTACTACGGTATAGATGAAAGCATAAACCTTGCAAAGGAAAGAGGAAAATTTCTTGCCTTCGAAGGTTCCGATTGGAGTAAAGGAATAATCATAGGAAAAGATAAGGGTTACCTTCTACAAAAGACACAGCTTAAAGAAAAGTGGCTTACAGTCTTAGAAAAACTTAAAAAATACGGAATTAGAAACGGACAACTTTTTGCAATAGCACCAAATACAAGTTCTGGACTCTTACAAGGAGCAACCCCTGGAGTACTACCACCATTTAGCAGGTTTTACATCGACAAGAACCAAAAGCAAGCAGTTCCAATATGTCCCCCATATCTAAAGGAAAGATTTTGGTTCTACAAGGAAAGTAAATTCATGGATCAAAAAGAGGTAATAGACGTAATTTCCATCATCCAGAAATGGGTTGATAGTGGAATCAGTATGGAGCTTCTCTTTAATCTTAATCTTGGGATAAGAGC